The Solea senegalensis isolate Sse05_10M linkage group LG12, IFAPA_SoseM_1, whole genome shotgun sequence DNA segment ttaagaaaagatcacatagagctcataactgaccattctgacacgtcctaattaaacatatttgttcagtacgtcctccatgaccggagcacagactcagtctgatacaatcacataaatcagctgtttatgcagctcgccgctgacgatcagcggtgctgcactctctgtgctgcggtgctacactctctgtgtcaccgatagcctaaacaGCCTAAaccgctgaataaactgtatgttgctgtatcagatcggagactgtgctccggagacctcaccaccgcaccacctccggtgctccggcgagctggcgatcagcggtgctgcactctctgtgtcaccgctgatcgcagcaccggagctggtcagtggtggtgaggtctccggagcacagtctccggtctgatacagcaacatacagtttattcagcgcgccgctggcgatccgcggtggcgatcagcggtgctgcactctctgtgtcaccgctgatcttctgttcctaagtgtttttaactgatttacagttggacagtgttcagctcgatccttatgtaggacgtctcttcctgtgacggcactctcgctgacatgttgatattgtcagagagctagtggagggagggggagacgaatagagctgtaaagcgctgtaaagaggacaaatcagaaaccccctggaagaagtgggtgtgtgtttgcctgtgtctcatttgcatataaagggaccatgcacgaaaaccgagcgttctgaaaggggcgggtttagcagggttattgaactactatgattcttcatccttatggtattttgaccaaagcatgtcactgacatgttcattaggacaccagggaactattttaatgggggaaatagggtataatatgtccactttaagaaataataattgtCCATGTCACTTCTATTGACCACACATACAGTGTAGTTACAACTTATACCAGGAAATGGAACACATCCACTCGATGCACTTAAGCAGGaacaaaagtgtaaaaatgtctttcaatGAAGCATGTTATAGCTGTGCCAGGGCTCATGCTGGGGACAGTTTAACAATGGccataatgttgtgtttgtgtgtgtgtgtaaaaaagagaaagacatgtATTTCTATAATTTATTGTTAACAATTAAGTGACTATTGTTAATCAACTCATTCAACTAATGGTTAAGGAAAATGCACGACAGTTGCAAGCCTTGTAACCATTGTTCTACAGGCAGCTTGGGTCAGGAGGGGCATTTACAACCATTTGCATCATAATTTTGCTTCAGTTTGCAGAAAACTTTGCAGATTGTGAATGGTCAAACTTAATCAAACTTATTCCCATTCCTTCCTAGGTTTTCTAACAAGATAATCGTAAGTGAAAAGCCAGTTTTTAAGTAGAAGGGTTATAACAATGGTTGATAAGCTATGTTGTGCCAAACATCCAGTGGTTATGTTTCTGCTTGTTCCACTTTTCAGCCTTGGCTTGCCCTGGCTTGGTTGTACTCCTAGAGTGCAGAGCGGACTGACTTCACTTTGTTTCGTAACTCAGTGAGGACTACTATCTTTTGGTCAAGGATCTGCTCCAGTTGAGAGGCGTAAGACTCCATATTAAAATCCACCTCCTCTGTCAACTTCAGCAGCTCTTTTTCATCCTCCATCCACTGGATTGACTCCTGGAAAACGGCACGGTGGTCCTCCAAAACCTGCTCCATCTCCTCTAAGTGAGACACGGCTTCATGGAAGGTAAACAGTTGGGGAGATGTTTCCTCCTCATTCTGCTCACAAAACAGTTTGAAGTTGTCTCCCTCCGGCAAGATTTTCAGGCACCCCTTGTCTAGAAGATCTAACTGATTGACAGCTTGGATGTTTGTCACTTGGTTTTGATCCACTGTCAGCTCCTTGACCCTGTTTGCGTAGTGTAGTGTATTGAGTGTGGTCTCGCAGGATGTCATACCTGGAGAGATTGTTGCAATCATGCATGTACGAGAATTTTCTCCAATGAAGGAGTCTCTCAGCACCTGGGTCAGCTTACTGGCTCTAAATGGAATGTGGTGCTTGTTACGGCCAAGTGCTCTGATACACTCTTTAAGAGCCAAAAGGCTTTTATTGATCTCAGCTCCCTCCAGACGTGTCTGCCGGTCTGCACTCGATGCGTCAGCTCCTCTTTCATTTCCTGCAAGGTCAACTAAGGAGAACTTTCCATGCAACTCACCTTTCCTCCGAAGAATGATCTGAAATATAGCATGGCTACGAGATGAGAGAGAATTGGCTGATGTCTTGCCCGATGTTCTGTGGCTGTTGCCCTCTTCTATAAGTTTAAGGACATCCTCTGTGCACTTAGCCTCCTTCTCCTGAAGACCCACAATCTGAACTTGCTTTTTCGTTCCCTCTAGCACCCTTAGCTCAGCTCTACGATTCAGCAGGTCAAACACCTTTCCAATGTAGATTTCAAAAAAGGTAGCATACACTTGGAGATCTAATGTCTTGTAGCTGGGTTTCTCCAACATGAGAAATACATCCTGAGCAGACAGTGCATATATTCCTTTAGAGCAGACTTGGTTTTTCCCATTGAAATCTCCACCCATAGTATGTG contains these protein-coding regions:
- the LOC122778805 gene encoding kinesin-like protein KIF2A, whose translation is MKSNCVKEVELIQEGRERRRLQQQELREKRAQEMDATIPNYEIMCMIRDFRGSIEFRPLTTSELIEAHRICVCVRKRPLNKKELAMKDLDVITIPTKDVVLVHEPKQKVDQSRYLENHTFCFDYAFDDSTTNEMVYMFTAKPLVETIFEKGMATCFAYGQTGSGKTHTMGGDFNGKNQVCSKGIYALSAQDVFLMLEKPSYKTLDLQVYATFFEIYIGKVFDLLNRRAELRVLEGTKKQVQIVGLQEKEAKCTEDVLKLIEEGNSHRTSGKTSANSLSSRSHAIFQIILRRKGELHGKFSLVDLAGNERGADASSADRQTRLEGAEINKSLLALKECIRALGRNKHHIPFRASKLTQVLRDSFIGENSRTCMIATISPGMTSCETTLNTLHYANRVKELTVDQNQVTNIQAVNQLDLLDKGCLKILPEGDNFKLFCEQNEEETSPQLFTFHEAVSHLEEMEQVLEDHRAVFQESIQWMEDEKELLKLTEEVDFNMESYASQLEQILDQKIVVLTELRNKVKSVRSAL